DNA sequence from the Tissierella sp. MB52-C2 genome:
AGGCTGATATTATATATATAGGTGGAGGGTACCCAGAACTATATAAAGAGGAGTTATCATCTAATATATTAATGAAAACTCATATAAAGGAAAATGCAGAAAAAGGTACACCTATTATAGCAGAAGCAGGAGGGTTAATGTATCTTTTAACATCTATAGAAGATACTCCCATGTGTAATATATTTAGTGGAAATGCTATTATGACAAATAGACTACAGAGATTTGGATATGTAAATATAGAATTAAAAGAGGATACAATAATAGGAAAAAAAGGCACTATAATTACAGGAAATGAATATCACCGTTCTCAAGTAAATACAGAAGAACAGCCAGTATTTCATATTACAAAGCCAATGAATAACAATAGAACTTGGGAATGTGGATATATTTACAAAAATGTATTAGCTTATTATCAGCATATTAATTTCCTTGGAAATATAAATGCTTTTAATTATTTGTTGGATATGGCGGAAAACATAAGAAAAGAGGGATAAAATGTATATAAAAAATCCTATGGAAATAGAAAATAAAAGTATGGATATTATAGATGAAGTTATGAATGACACTAATTTTTCAGAAGAAGAAATGATAATAGCCAAAAGAATGATTCATACAACTGGAGATTTTGACTATAGAAATATAATAGTATTTAAAAATGATTTCATAGAAAAAGGAAAGAAAGCTATATTAAAAGGAACCACAATATTTACAGATACAAAGATGGCATATATGGGAATCAATAAACCTGCTCTTAAAAAGGCAAATTGTGAATTGAAATGTTTCATAGATGATGAAAGAGTATTTAAAATGTCTAAGGAATTGGGAACTACGAGGTCAGCTTGTGCAGTAGATTTAGCCATAGAGGAAGGTATAGATATATTTGTAATAGGAAATGCTCCCACTGCATTATTTAGGATATTGGAGTTAGTGAAGGAGGGAAAAGCAAATCCTAAATTCATTGTAGGAGTTCCTGTAGGATTTGTTGGTGCGGCAGAGTCAAAGGAGTATTTAAGAGAATTTGATATTCCATCTATATCTACAGTAGGTACTAAAGGCGGAAGCAATGTAGCTGCCTCTATTATCAATGCCCTATTATATATGGTGGTAGGAAGATGACTTTAGATTTGTATATCCTTAAAGAAGGGAAAAAATTAAGATGTGGATATACTACAGGTTCATGTGCAGCGGCAGCAGCTAAGGCGGCAGCTATTATGCTGGAAAAAAAAGAGATAATAAATTATGTGGAAATAGATACTCCAGCTAATATTAGGCTAAAACTTGAAGTAACTAACCCAGTTATTGAAGGAAATAAAGCCATATGCTCTATTGTAAAAGATGCAGGAGATGATCCAGATAATACAGATGGTATAGAAATATATGCAGAAGTTTCTAAGAGAAATGATGGAGAAGTTTTCATAGAAGGCGGAGAAGGTATTGGAAGAATAAAGAGAAAAGGATTATTTGGAGAAGTAGGAGAAGCGGCTATTAATCCAGTACCTAGAAAGATGATAGAAAGGGAAGTAAGGGAAATCTCAGATAGTGGCTATGATATAACTATATTTGCCCCTCAAGGAGAAGAACTTGGGAAAAAGACTTTCAATAAAAATATAGGTATTGAAGGGGGTATATCTATTATTGGAACTAAGGGAATAGTATATCCTATGAGTGAAGAAGCATTAATAAAAACCATATATATGGAAGTGGATATGATAGAGGAGACTAAAGGGAAAGATAGTATAGTTTTAGTACCAGGGAATTATGGGGAAAAAATAGGAGAAGAATTAGGAATTAAAGAACCAAAGGTGAAAATATCAAACTTTATAGGAGATAGTTTACTATATATCTATAATAAAGGTTTTAAATCCATGACTTTAATAGGTCATATAGGTAAATTTGCTAAACTATCCATAGGAGTATTTAATACTCATAGTAAAGTATGTGATGGAAGAATGGAATCATTTATATATTATTTATCACTTATGGGTGCTCCGATTGAATTGCTTAATAAAGTAAATAATGCAGTAACAGCAGAAGAAGGATTAAATATATGTATAGAAGCAGGTTATGGTAGTGTTGTAAAACATATGGAAAAGGGAGCAGAGGAAAGAATAAGAAAGTATTTAAAAGATGAAAATTATAATGTAAAAGTAATTATATATTCCATGGAAAGAGGTGTGAATATATGTTAATAGTAGCAGGAATAGGGCCGGGAAATCCAAATTATTTGACTTATGATGTAAGAGAAAAAATAGAAAATGCAAAGTATATTTTAGCCTTTGGAAGAATTGCAAATTCTCTTAAAGAAATTAGAGATGATATTGTAGAAGTAAATAAAGTAGAAGAAATAGTAAATTACATAGATGATGAAAAGGACACATTATTACTTGCATCAGGAGATCCCAATTTTTTTGGAATAGTAGACTTTTTAAAGAAAAAAGGACTTAGGGTAAAGGAAGTATTGCCTGGGATTTCTTCATTTCAATATATGATGGCAAAGCTTCAAAAATCATGGCAAGAAGGAGTATTTTTGTCTCTCCATGGAAGGAATGAGAACTTAGAAAGTATTAGAGAAAATAGACTTAGTATATTGCTTATAGATAAATATAATTTACCCAGTAAAATATCTAATGATTTATATAGATTGAATATTAAAGGAAAAATATATGCAGGATTTAATCTATCCTATGATGATGAAAAAATAATAGTAAGAAATATAGGAGAAGAAATAGAAGATATTTCTTCCCTTGGGGTGGTGATAATTGAAAATGAAATGGATTAAAGATGAAGAATTTATAAGAGGAAATATTCCTATGACTAAATTTAACATTAGAATCCTGACTTTAGGATATTTAGCCATAGAAAAAGGAGACAGATTTTTAGATATAGGAGCAGGTACAGGTTCTATATCTATAGAAGCAGCTCTCCATGGAGCAAAGGTTTATGCCATAGAGAGAGAAGAAGAAGGAGTAGAACTAATAAAGACCAACAGAGAAAAATTTGGTGTAGATATTGATATAATAAAAGGACAAGCACCGGAAGATTTACCTAATATAAAGATAAATAAATGTTTTATAGGTGGCAGTGGTGGCCAATTAGAAGGAATATTTTCTTATTTAGATATAAATTTAGAAGATAATGGAATAGTATGTGGAAATTTTATAACCGTTAAAAACTTAAATAATTTTATGGAATTACTTAATAAGCATAGATATAAAGATATAGAAGTACAGCTTATTCAAGGATCGGTTATGGATAAGATAGGACTTTTAAAGGGACAAAATCCAATATTTATAGTAAAGGGAGTGAAGTCTAATGATTAGCTTTGTAGGTGCAGGACCAGGAAATGTGGATTTAATCACAGTAAAAGGAAGAAGACTTTTAGAAGAAGCAGATGTTATTATATATGCAGGTTCATTAGTATCTAAGGAACATTTGGAGTTTTGCAAGGAAGGGGCTAGACTATACGATTCAGCTTCAATGACTTTAGAGGAAGTAATTGAAGTAATGGAAATATCCATGAGAGATAATCTAAAAGTAGTTAGATTACATACAGGAGATCCTACTATATATGGAGCCATAAGGGAGCAAATGGATTTATTGAACAGTAAGGGAATAGAGTATCAGGTAATCCCAGGAGTAAGTTCCTTTACTGCTGCCTGTGCTTCCATAAAGAGAGAATTTACATTACCTGATGTAAGTCAAACTGTAATACTTACTCGTATAGAAGGACGTACTCCAGTACCAAAGGAAGAGGATTTAGAAAGTTTAGCAAAACATAGGGCTTCCATGGCAATATTTTTATCGGTACAGGAAATAGGCAGAGTAGTAGAAAAATTAGTAAAAGGATATGGCAGAGATGATATACCTGTAGCTGTAGTATACAAAGCTACATGGGAAGACGAAGATATATTATTTGGTACTCTTGGAGATATAGAAGAAAAGGTAAAAGAGAAAAATATCAACAAAATGGCACAAATATTAGTAGGCAATTTTATAGAAGGAGAATATGAAAGGTCGAAATTATATGACCCTAGTTTCACCCATAAATTTAGGAGTGCATCTCAATGAAAATAGCCTGTCTATCCTTTACCCATAAAGGTAAAGAAATAGGTGAAAAATTAAAGGCTCTTGGTAAAAAGGGAGAATATTCATTTCATCATTATTCAAATGATGAAATAGAAGGTGGAATAAAAAATCGATTGGATTATATTTGGAAAGAATATAATGGTCTAGTATTTATTTCATCTACTGGAATAGCCATACGAATGATAAATTCATATATAAAAAATAAAACCATGGACCCAGCCATAGTAGTCGTAGATGATTGTGGCAGATTTTCCATATCTTTATTGTCAGGACACTTAGGTGGAGCAAATGAGCTTTCTAATTGGATTGGAAAAGAAATAGATGCTATTCCAGTTATAACTACTGCATCTGACAATAGAGGTATAGAAGCTATAGATATATTTGCTAAGCAAAACAACTATTACATGGATAATATGAAATTGGTGACTAAAATAACTGGAATGATGGTAAATGGAAAGACATTGGGCTTTTATTCTGAAGACTATAAAACAATTAATTATCCTAATATAGTAATAGTTAAAGATTTAAACAATATACCTTCTGAAATAGAAGGTTTAATTATAGTAAGTTCAGAAAATCTACAGATTGAAAATATAAATATTCCATATATATATCTAAGACCTAAAAATATAAACATTGGAATTGGATGCAGAAAAGGAGTGGAGGGAAAAAGAATTATTGAAGCTGTAGAATCTGCTATGAAGGAATTAAATCTTTCTAAGAATAGCATAAGAGCAATTGGTACAGTAGAAGTAAAAAAAGATGAAGAAGGTATTATAGAAGCTGCAAGATATTTTAATTGTCCAATTAAAATATTTACCATAGAAGAAATAAAGGAAGTAGAAGATAAATTTGAGAAGTCTCAGTTTGTGAAAGATACAATAGGAGTTTATTCGGTATCAGAGCCTTCAGCATACTTACTTGGTGGAAAATTAATTAAAGAGAAATCAAAATATAATGGTATTACAATATCCATATCAAAGGAGACAAGAAATGGCTAAATTATATGTAGTAGGCATAGGACCAGGCAGTAGAGAACATATGACTTATAAAGCAGTAGAAGTAATTAAGAAAAGTGATGTAATAGTAGGATATACTCCTTATATAGAATATTTAGGAGATTTAGTAGAAGGAAAAGAACTTTTTTCTACAGGAATGAAAGGCGAAATAGAAAGATGTAAAGTAGCCATAGAAAAGGTTAAAGAAGGGAAAAATACAGTAATTGTAAGTACAGGTGATTCAGGTCTTTATGGAATGGCAGGACCAATTCTAGAATTGGCAGAAGATATAGAAGTAGAAATAATACCAGGAGTTACAGCAGCATTTTCCGCAGCAGCAGAACTAGGTTCTCCTATTATGCACGATTATGCTTCAATTAGTTTGTCTGACTTACTTACTCCTTGGGAAGTAATAGAAAACAGACTAGAAAAAGCTGCTGAGGCTGATTTTGTAATTTCCATATATAATCCTAAATCAAAGGGAAGAAAGGAACATCTAGAGAAGGCAGTAAATATAATTTTAAATTATAGAAAAATTGATACGCCAGTAGGTATAGTTAAAAATTCAGGCAGAAAAGGTACAGAAATCACAATTACTACTTTAGGCAGTATAGATTATGATAGAGTAGATATGCTTTGTGTACTTATTATTGGAAACTCTAACTCTTATATAAAGGGTGATAAAATCATTACACCAAGGGGATACAATATAAAATGATTTGGATAATAGGTGGAACCAGTGAAGCGCGAGAAATAGTAGATAGGATAAAAGATATAGATGATTATATTGTTACTATGGCAACAGATGGGGGAAAAGAATTTCTTCATAGTGATAAAATCCTAATAGGAAGAATGAATTATGAGGAAATGATAGAGTTTTGCAAAGAAAATAAAATATCCCTAATAGTAGATTTAACCCATCCCTATGCCAAAATAGTATCAGAAAATGCAAAAAAAGTGGCAAAGACTTTGGAAATAGATTATATTAGATATATAAGGGAT
Encoded proteins:
- the cobM gene encoding precorrin-4 C(11)-methyltransferase, which gives rise to MISFVGAGPGNVDLITVKGRRLLEEADVIIYAGSLVSKEHLEFCKEGARLYDSASMTLEEVIEVMEISMRDNLKVVRLHTGDPTIYGAIREQMDLLNSKGIEYQVIPGVSSFTAACASIKREFTLPDVSQTVILTRIEGRTPVPKEEDLESLAKHRASMAIFLSVQEIGRVVEKLVKGYGRDDIPVAVVYKATWEDEDILFGTLGDIEEKVKEKNINKMAQILVGNFIEGEYERSKLYDPSFTHKFRSASQ
- the cbiE gene encoding precorrin-6y C5,15-methyltransferase (decarboxylating) subunit CbiE, giving the protein MLIVAGIGPGNPNYLTYDVREKIENAKYILAFGRIANSLKEIRDDIVEVNKVEEIVNYIDDEKDTLLLASGDPNFFGIVDFLKKKGLRVKEVLPGISSFQYMMAKLQKSWQEGVFLSLHGRNENLESIRENRLSILLIDKYNLPSKISNDLYRLNIKGKIYAGFNLSYDDEKIIVRNIGEEIEDISSLGVVIIENEMD
- the cbiG gene encoding cobalt-precorrin 5A hydrolase, whose protein sequence is MKIACLSFTHKGKEIGEKLKALGKKGEYSFHHYSNDEIEGGIKNRLDYIWKEYNGLVFISSTGIAIRMINSYIKNKTMDPAIVVVDDCGRFSISLLSGHLGGANELSNWIGKEIDAIPVITTASDNRGIEAIDIFAKQNNYYMDNMKLVTKITGMMVNGKTLGFYSEDYKTINYPNIVIVKDLNNIPSEIEGLIIVSSENLQIENINIPYIYLRPKNINIGIGCRKGVEGKRIIEAVESAMKELNLSKNSIRAIGTVEVKKDEEGIIEAARYFNCPIKIFTIEEIKEVEDKFEKSQFVKDTIGVYSVSEPSAYLLGGKLIKEKSKYNGITISISKETRNG
- a CDS encoding precorrin-8X methylmutase translates to MYIKNPMEIENKSMDIIDEVMNDTNFSEEEMIIAKRMIHTTGDFDYRNIIVFKNDFIEKGKKAILKGTTIFTDTKMAYMGINKPALKKANCELKCFIDDERVFKMSKELGTTRSACAVDLAIEEGIDIFVIGNAPTALFRILELVKEGKANPKFIVGVPVGFVGAAESKEYLREFDIPSISTVGTKGGSNVAASIINALLYMVVGR
- the cobJ gene encoding precorrin-3B C(17)-methyltransferase; translated protein: MAKLYVVGIGPGSREHMTYKAVEVIKKSDVIVGYTPYIEYLGDLVEGKELFSTGMKGEIERCKVAIEKVKEGKNTVIVSTGDSGLYGMAGPILELAEDIEVEIIPGVTAAFSAAAELGSPIMHDYASISLSDLLTPWEVIENRLEKAAEADFVISIYNPKSKGRKEHLEKAVNIILNYRKIDTPVGIVKNSGRKGTEITITTLGSIDYDRVDMLCVLIIGNSNSYIKGDKIITPRGYNIK
- the cbiT gene encoding precorrin-6Y C5,15-methyltransferase (decarboxylating) subunit CbiT encodes the protein MKWIKDEEFIRGNIPMTKFNIRILTLGYLAIEKGDRFLDIGAGTGSISIEAALHGAKVYAIEREEEGVELIKTNREKFGVDIDIIKGQAPEDLPNIKINKCFIGGSGGQLEGIFSYLDINLEDNGIVCGNFITVKNLNNFMELLNKHRYKDIEVQLIQGSVMDKIGLLKGQNPIFIVKGVKSND
- the cbiD gene encoding cobalt-precorrin-5B (C(1))-methyltransferase CbiD, with the translated sequence MTLDLYILKEGKKLRCGYTTGSCAAAAAKAAAIMLEKKEIINYVEIDTPANIRLKLEVTNPVIEGNKAICSIVKDAGDDPDNTDGIEIYAEVSKRNDGEVFIEGGEGIGRIKRKGLFGEVGEAAINPVPRKMIEREVREISDSGYDITIFAPQGEELGKKTFNKNIGIEGGISIIGTKGIVYPMSEEALIKTIYMEVDMIEETKGKDSIVLVPGNYGEKIGEELGIKEPKVKISNFIGDSLLYIYNKGFKSMTLIGHIGKFAKLSIGVFNTHSKVCDGRMESFIYYLSLMGAPIELLNKVNNAVTAEEGLNICIEAGYGSVVKHMEKGAEERIRKYLKDENYNVKVIIYSMERGVNIC